A stretch of Pristiophorus japonicus isolate sPriJap1 chromosome 12, sPriJap1.hap1, whole genome shotgun sequence DNA encodes these proteins:
- the LOC139276969 gene encoding sperm-specific H1/protamine-like protein type 2 encodes MICSLNIKTPPIIKMVVNALKKSNDRKGTSVPAIKSYILTFHPTVNPVYLNSRLKKALHAGLEKGILVRPANSRAIGATGRFKLASMKKTKENIDPKSDSTKAAATTRKPKAKNPGADQKPDASKSKKTTDLSKEKGEKSGKGSMKSGLETAKKSPKKTKLPKPDGKSKVDKKLGQPSDTRATGNTRKNKAIKEEPHSLSEALPDKKALNSDTVVKLDPRGQGKKKN; translated from the exons ATGATCTGCTCGCTTAACATCAAAACTCCTCCCATAATAAAAATGGTGGTTAATGCCTTGAAGAAAAGCAATGATCGCAAAGGAACTTCTGTGCCAGCTATAAAGAGCTACATTCTGACGTTTCACCCCACTGTGAACCCGGTCTACTTGAATAGCAGACTTAAGAAGGCCCTGCATGCAGGCCTTGAAAAGGGCATTCTGGTCAGGCCTGCAAACTCCCGAGCGATTGGAGCAACAGGACGATTCAAA CTTGCTTCTATGAAGAAAACCAAAGAAAATATTGATCCAAAGAGTGACTCCACCAAGGCAGCAGCTACAACAAGGAAACCCAAAGCCAAGAATCCTGGAGCTGATCAAAAACCAG ATGCATCCAAGTCAAAAAAAACTACAGACCTTTCAAAAGAAAAAGGAGAGAAATCTGGGAAG GGATCCATGAAGAGTGGATTAGAAACAGCCAAAAAATCACCCAAGAAGACTAAGCTACCAAAACCTGACGGAAAGAGTAAAGTGGACAAGAAGCTTGGACAGCCCTCGGACACCAGGGCAACAGGGAACACTAGAAAGAACAAGGCTATAAAAGAGGAACCACATTCACTTTCAGAAGCCTTGCCAGATAAGAAGGCTTTGAATTCTGACACTGTAGTGAAACTAGACCCAAGGGGTCAAGGGAAGAAGAAGAACTGA